In Mongoliitalea daihaiensis, one DNA window encodes the following:
- a CDS encoding sensor histidine kinase, whose protein sequence is MNKIRLYWILQLLGWLSYALINLFFASLDRGLTPVLLWAFSALAAYYLVSTHFLRFIIKKYGWFNLEFGRLLSYTLVALGALSLTNTLAQILLNWVFGTLNAETDFRPLVIAVNTFVSFLFYSLWAMLYFLFHFLDNYNQTLKYQAKINEIQLNHLKSQLNPHFIFNALNSVRALVDEDPKKAKIAITQLSNILRFSLMMDKKRVIDFENELNTVKDYLNLEMIRFEERLQVKYLIDGEAYDYKIPPMMLQTIVENAIKHGISNRVKGGVIEIKCFEGISDDLVIQVINSGQLKTAPTPKRKSGEGHGITNTIQRLKLIYGQRASFKIYNSGSDFVITEIKIPKQNLTLG, encoded by the coding sequence ATGAATAAAATCAGACTCTACTGGATTTTGCAACTTTTGGGGTGGTTGAGCTATGCTCTGATCAATCTTTTTTTTGCATCTTTGGATAGAGGTTTGACGCCTGTTCTGCTTTGGGCTTTTTCTGCTTTAGCGGCGTATTATCTAGTTTCGACACATTTTTTGAGGTTTATTATTAAAAAATATGGATGGTTCAATTTAGAGTTTGGCCGATTATTGAGCTATACATTAGTGGCTCTCGGGGCGCTTTCGTTAACCAATACCCTTGCACAAATCTTATTGAACTGGGTATTTGGAACTCTGAATGCAGAGACAGATTTCAGGCCTTTGGTGATTGCTGTTAACACATTCGTCAGTTTCCTATTTTACTCTCTATGGGCAATGCTGTATTTTTTGTTTCATTTCTTGGACAACTATAATCAAACCTTGAAGTACCAAGCCAAGATTAATGAGATTCAGCTCAATCATCTGAAAAGTCAATTAAACCCCCATTTCATATTTAATGCTTTAAATTCTGTGAGAGCTTTGGTGGATGAAGATCCCAAGAAGGCTAAAATTGCCATCACTCAATTATCCAATATCCTGAGGTTTTCTTTGATGATGGATAAAAAAAGAGTCATTGATTTTGAAAATGAGCTAAACACTGTCAAAGACTACTTGAATCTGGAAATGATCCGTTTTGAAGAGCGTTTGCAGGTGAAGTATTTGATTGATGGAGAGGCGTATGATTACAAAATCCCCCCCATGATGTTACAGACGATTGTTGAAAATGCAATCAAACATGGGATTTCAAATCGTGTAAAAGGTGGTGTCATTGAAATTAAGTGTTTTGAAGGGATTTCAGATGATTTGGTAATTCAAGTAATTAATTCAGGGCAGTTGAAAACAGCACCTACTCCTAAAAGAAAAAGTGGGGAAGGCCATGGAATAACCAACACCATACAGCGATTAAAATTAATATATGGGCAAAGAGCATCCTTTAAAATTTATAATTCAGGGAGTGATTTTGTCATCACAGAAATAAAAATTCCAAAACAAAACCTTACCTTAGGCTAA
- a CDS encoding lysoplasmalogenase, which translates to MKKKNILWLYLFLLVSMLDIFLTANGQQEERLYTKTLIMPLLGMYFWQVSHALKNTYIRKAMMAALIFSWIGDTLLLWQQLFLYGLGAFFMAHICYIFAFKISQKQPFKIGTVNFLKLFLYNLPFYIGAAFVYFLVNPGLGPMKIPVVAYIIIIVMMATTARERYKETSPESFWQVLIGASLFMISDSIIAINLFFKPFPEASVLIMGSYVVAQLLIVRGIQAHYQ; encoded by the coding sequence ATGAAAAAGAAAAATATACTTTGGCTTTATTTGTTTTTGTTGGTATCCATGTTGGATATCTTCCTGACTGCTAATGGGCAACAGGAAGAACGGCTCTATACCAAAACACTCATCATGCCTTTGTTGGGAATGTATTTTTGGCAGGTAAGTCATGCTTTGAAAAATACCTACATCCGAAAAGCGATGATGGCTGCTTTAATTTTTTCCTGGATAGGCGACACCTTGCTTTTGTGGCAGCAGCTGTTCTTATATGGTTTGGGAGCGTTTTTTATGGCTCATATTTGTTACATCTTCGCATTTAAAATAAGCCAAAAACAGCCATTTAAAATTGGCACAGTGAATTTTCTTAAGCTGTTTTTATACAACCTCCCCTTTTATATAGGCGCAGCGTTTGTATATTTTTTAGTAAATCCCGGGCTTGGCCCTATGAAAATTCCTGTCGTGGCCTATATAATCATCATTGTCATGATGGCAACCACTGCCCGAGAGCGATACAAGGAAACGAGCCCTGAAAGTTTTTGGCAAGTCCTCATAGGAGCTTCCTTGTTTATGATTTCCGATAGCATCATTGCAATCAACCTATTTTTTAAACCCTTTCCAGAAGCCTCTGTACTCATCATGGGAAGTTATGTGGTCGCACAACTTTTGATTGTCAGAGGAATTCAGGCGCATTATCAGTAG
- a CDS encoding LytR/AlgR family response regulator transcription factor yields MQALVIDDERLARKELINLLSQFEQVEVVGEANNVDDAKEKIEALSPDVVFLDIQMPEKTGFDLLEELDNVPYVIFTTAYDEYAIKAFQVNALDYLLKPIEPKRLAETIERLQKKLQDNVEKSSQDSDSSTDKKLSLNDQVFVKDGDRCWFVRLSNVRLFESDGNYIKVYFDNFKPMIHKSLNALDERLDEKSFFRASRKHIINLSWVEGIEPWFNGGLVVTLRGGDRIEVSRRQAARFKDMMSL; encoded by the coding sequence ATGCAAGCACTTGTCATAGATGATGAACGATTAGCAAGAAAAGAGTTAATCAATCTTCTTTCCCAATTTGAGCAGGTTGAAGTAGTAGGTGAAGCTAACAACGTAGACGATGCCAAAGAAAAAATTGAGGCTTTATCACCTGATGTGGTCTTCTTGGACATACAGATGCCGGAAAAAACAGGGTTCGATTTATTGGAGGAATTGGATAACGTGCCTTATGTAATTTTCACTACTGCTTACGATGAATATGCCATTAAAGCCTTCCAAGTTAATGCATTGGATTATTTGTTGAAGCCTATTGAGCCCAAAAGGCTTGCAGAGACCATTGAGCGTTTGCAGAAAAAGCTTCAAGATAATGTCGAAAAATCTTCACAAGACTCGGATTCATCTACCGATAAAAAATTATCACTGAATGATCAAGTCTTTGTAAAAGACGGAGATCGATGCTGGTTTGTACGCTTGTCTAATGTTCGGTTGTTTGAATCAGACGGAAACTATATCAAAGTGTACTTTGATAATTTCAAGCCTATGATCCACAAATCACTGAATGCTTTAGACGAGCGCCTGGATGAGAAGTCTTTTTTTAGGGCTAGTAGAAAACACATTATTAATCTGAGTTGGGTGGAAGGCATAGAGCCTTGGTTCAACGGTGGACTTGTAGTTACGCTTCGTGGTGGTGACAGAATTGAAGTAAGTAGGAGGCAAGCAGCTAGATTTAAGGATATGATGAGCCTCTAA
- a CDS encoding PhoH family protein — translation MPRAKTDKDRKIFVLDTSVILYAHNSIMNFAEHDVVIPITVLEELDQFKKGNDTKNFEAREFIRLLDTLSKDHMIHNWTPLNGKTKGNFKVLMNPETAINANMIFGEEKNDHKILNAALHLKQKETDRKVILVSKDINLRLKAKSLEIHAEDYETGKIKNLSEIENTGKFVMEGIAPEIINDLYDHHSIEAKHVLGTRKRKSNAFYILKSEKNSILSYYNSEDNTIERVDKRLAYNIKPKNAEQTFALHAILNPRIKLVSIQGVAGTGKTLLALAGALEQRRDYKQIFLARPIVPLSNKDIGFLPGDIKSKLNPYMEPLWDNLKFIQNQFKESDKEYQKITELVNQEKLVIQPLAYIRGRSLSNIFFIIDEAQNLTPHEIKTIISRAGENTKIIFTGDIFQIDTPYLDSQSNGLSYLIDRVKDHPLYAHIKLEKGERSELANLANELL, via the coding sequence ATGCCAAGAGCGAAAACCGACAAGGACCGAAAAATATTTGTGTTAGACACTTCGGTCATCTTATATGCGCACAACTCCATTATGAACTTCGCTGAGCATGATGTGGTGATTCCGATCACCGTACTAGAAGAGCTGGATCAATTTAAAAAAGGTAATGACACCAAAAACTTTGAAGCTCGGGAATTTATCCGCCTATTGGATACCCTTTCCAAAGACCATATGATCCATAATTGGACTCCATTAAACGGAAAAACCAAAGGCAATTTCAAGGTCCTGATGAATCCTGAAACAGCCATCAATGCCAACATGATTTTTGGAGAGGAAAAAAATGATCATAAAATCCTGAATGCAGCCCTGCACCTCAAACAAAAAGAAACAGATCGAAAAGTGATTTTGGTAAGCAAGGATATCAACCTTCGCTTAAAAGCTAAATCCCTAGAAATACATGCTGAAGATTATGAGACAGGCAAAATCAAAAACCTCTCAGAAATAGAAAATACAGGCAAATTTGTGATGGAAGGAATTGCTCCAGAAATCATCAATGACCTATATGATCACCACTCGATCGAAGCCAAGCACGTATTGGGTACCCGCAAGCGAAAATCCAACGCATTTTACATTTTAAAAAGTGAAAAAAATTCTATTCTCTCCTACTACAATTCGGAAGACAACACAATAGAACGTGTGGATAAAAGGCTTGCTTATAATATCAAACCCAAAAATGCGGAACAAACATTTGCCTTACATGCCATCTTAAATCCACGGATTAAGTTAGTCTCTATCCAAGGAGTCGCAGGAACAGGTAAAACCTTATTAGCCTTAGCTGGCGCACTTGAACAACGCAGGGATTACAAACAAATATTTCTCGCAAGACCCATTGTACCACTAAGTAACAAGGACATTGGTTTTCTTCCAGGAGATATCAAATCAAAATTGAATCCCTACATGGAACCACTGTGGGATAATTTAAAGTTTATCCAAAACCAATTTAAAGAATCTGATAAAGAGTATCAAAAGATTACGGAGCTCGTCAATCAAGAAAAGCTCGTCATTCAGCCACTTGCATATATCCGGGGGCGCTCACTCTCCAATATCTTCTTTATCATTGATGAGGCTCAAAACCTAACGCCGCATGAAATCAAAACGATTATCAGCAGGGCTGGAGAAAACACAAAAATTATATTTACTGGTGATATCTTTCAGATAGATACACCTTATTTGGATAGCCAAAGTAATGGGCTGTCTTATCTCATTGACCGGGTAAAAGACCACCCCTTGTATGCACATATTAAACTGGAAAAAGGGGAACGATCAGAACTAGCTAATTTAGCAAATGAGCTTCTTTAA
- a CDS encoding TonB-dependent receptor has product MRQSLLKSLFAAAMLIFVSTTAFSQGVTTASMQGVVTDVSGESLPGANVVAVHLPSGTRYGAVSNLEGRFVLPNLRVGGPYQVTISFVGYENRVFENINLSLGQNFSINAVLSDGLELEGVEVLGRQGDIFNADRTGAATNLSRDRIESMPTINRSINDLTRLTPQSNGTSFAGADQRYNNYTIDGNLYNNNFGLGSSQFAGGNPISFDAIEEVQVNIAPYDVRQSGFTGANVNAITKSGSNEWKGTAYTLFRNDRLQGITLNGGREVPFSESKTTINGVAFGGPIIKNKLFFFASAEFEKNALPGDNRLAARPAQGLLPDNQVVSRVTADQAEFVRERMRSLYGYETGAFENVPFSDDATRLNLRLDYNINDKNKLVVRYNSFQQLRDVSVNGNSIRSLPASARFTNTNRFGPEALTFANANYTSEDRVSSIVAELNSTIGTNMANSLNIGYTSAVTQRGVPGGQTFPMIEVLEFENNTPLYFMSLGNELFTVGNLLDNKTFNLTNNFNYFKGRHTLTAGVNFEYMTFDNAFNPTWNSWYRFNSYNSFVESVINQNPNVVPDGFAIGFSYDANNPNVLPTDRVEFGQVGLYIQDEFQVTNNLKLTGGIRVDLPFYPVDAPRNERLEALDLSLENPRNPGQFISPDVSKFPPVNPIWSPRVGFNWDARGDNSLQVRGGTGLFTGRPIFVHLSNQINANGVTRGGIGRLQNQWGAGEWQGFQPDPNFYRPNPAEQEPVISNSINITDPNFRMPQTWRTNIASDYSFGKGFVFSVEGLYSRDYNSPFSANLLSTPTGDVINVAGNPYPTYTQGTTVNGSRINEIFYLTNINDGEYASITLSLQKDWGKGIFTSLAYTRSQKTDFGLDGGSQAASLWPTGVQQDRNNPERGFSRFDQPNRVVGLIAFNTKGLNELNNTQFSLFYDGGEQGRFSYTYSGNFGDGGGVRLMYVPESFEDSQLVDRVANGVLVQTAAEQWEILNQYIEQDPYLRSRRGQVTERNGAVLPWVHRFDLSVKQDLHLAKDVNKHKLQFSLDILNFGNMISDSWGVRNQVIQRNIMNYAGPDSQGNARFTINSIQGQPTEFPSTTTQSIIALSQTWSAQVGVRYIFK; this is encoded by the coding sequence ATGAGGCAATCATTACTTAAGAGTCTTTTTGCGGCAGCAATGTTGATCTTCGTATCGACTACTGCGTTTTCGCAAGGGGTGACAACTGCAAGTATGCAAGGGGTCGTTACAGATGTATCAGGAGAATCCTTACCTGGTGCCAATGTAGTTGCGGTTCACTTGCCATCTGGTACAAGATATGGAGCAGTTTCTAATCTTGAAGGTCGATTTGTACTACCAAACTTAAGAGTTGGGGGTCCATATCAGGTTACAATTAGTTTTGTAGGGTATGAAAACAGAGTATTTGAAAACATAAACTTGTCTCTCGGACAGAACTTCAGTATCAATGCTGTTTTATCAGATGGTCTTGAGCTTGAAGGTGTTGAAGTATTGGGGCGTCAGGGTGATATCTTTAATGCAGACAGAACTGGAGCAGCGACCAATTTGAGTAGGGATAGAATTGAATCTATGCCAACCATTAATAGAAGTATTAATGACCTGACTCGCTTGACTCCACAAAGTAATGGTACAAGTTTCGCTGGTGCTGATCAGAGATATAATAACTACACCATTGATGGTAACTTATATAATAACAATTTTGGTTTAGGTTCTAGTCAGTTCGCAGGTGGCAATCCAATTTCTTTCGATGCTATTGAGGAAGTACAAGTTAACATAGCTCCTTACGATGTACGTCAAAGTGGATTTACAGGTGCAAATGTTAATGCTATTACTAAATCAGGTAGTAATGAGTGGAAAGGTACCGCATATACTTTATTCAGAAATGACAGACTTCAGGGTATCACTTTAAATGGTGGTAGAGAGGTTCCATTCTCTGAGTCTAAAACAACAATCAATGGTGTTGCTTTTGGAGGTCCAATTATTAAAAACAAATTATTTTTCTTTGCTAGTGCTGAATTCGAGAAAAATGCACTTCCTGGCGATAACCGTCTAGCGGCAAGACCAGCACAAGGTCTTCTTCCTGATAACCAAGTTGTATCTAGAGTTACTGCCGATCAAGCTGAGTTTGTTAGAGAAAGAATGAGAAGTTTGTATGGTTATGAGACTGGTGCTTTCGAAAATGTACCGTTCTCTGATGATGCAACAAGATTGAACTTGAGATTGGATTACAATATCAATGATAAAAACAAATTGGTAGTTAGATATAATAGCTTCCAGCAGTTGAGAGATGTTAGTGTTAATGGTAACAGTATTAGAAGTTTACCGGCAAGTGCAAGATTTACCAATACTAATAGATTTGGTCCAGAAGCATTAACATTTGCTAACGCCAATTATACTTCAGAAGATAGAGTTTCTTCAATTGTTGCTGAGTTAAACTCTACTATTGGTACAAATATGGCAAACTCTTTAAATATAGGTTATACATCAGCAGTAACGCAAAGAGGAGTACCTGGTGGACAAACTTTCCCAATGATTGAAGTATTAGAGTTTGAAAATAATACTCCACTTTACTTTATGTCTCTAGGTAATGAGTTATTTACAGTAGGTAACTTATTGGATAACAAGACCTTTAACTTAACTAATAACTTCAACTATTTCAAAGGGAGACACACATTAACAGCGGGTGTTAACTTCGAATACATGACATTTGATAACGCATTTAACCCTACTTGGAATTCTTGGTACAGATTTAATTCTTACAATTCTTTTGTAGAGAGTGTTATCAATCAAAACCCAAATGTAGTTCCTGATGGTTTTGCTATTGGGTTTTCTTATGACGCAAATAATCCAAATGTATTGCCTACTGACAGAGTTGAGTTTGGACAGGTTGGTTTATATATTCAAGATGAGTTTCAGGTTACAAATAACTTGAAATTAACAGGTGGTATTAGAGTTGATTTACCTTTCTATCCTGTTGATGCGCCAAGAAATGAAAGACTTGAGGCACTAGATTTATCTTTGGAAAACCCAAGAAATCCTGGGCAGTTTATTTCACCTGATGTAAGCAAGTTTCCGCCTGTAAATCCAATTTGGTCTCCTAGAGTTGGATTCAACTGGGATGCAAGAGGAGACAACTCTTTACAAGTAAGAGGTGGAACAGGTCTATTTACTGGACGACCAATCTTCGTTCATTTATCAAACCAGATTAATGCAAATGGGGTTACAAGAGGTGGTATAGGTAGATTACAGAATCAGTGGGGAGCTGGCGAGTGGCAAGGTTTTCAACCTGACCCTAATTTCTACAGACCTAATCCAGCGGAGCAAGAGCCTGTTATTTCAAATTCAATTAATATAACAGACCCTAACTTTAGAATGCCGCAAACTTGGAGAACGAATATAGCGTCAGACTATTCTTTCGGAAAAGGCTTCGTATTCTCTGTAGAAGGACTTTATTCTAGAGACTATAACAGTCCTTTCTCTGCGAACTTGCTTAGCACCCCAACAGGGGATGTTATCAATGTAGCTGGTAACCCGTACCCTACTTACACTCAAGGAACTACAGTTAATGGTAGCAGAATCAATGAGATTTTCTACTTGACAAATATCAATGATGGTGAGTATGCTTCAATCACCTTGTCCCTTCAAAAAGATTGGGGTAAAGGTATCTTTACTAGCTTAGCCTACACTAGAAGTCAGAAAACTGACTTTGGATTAGACGGTGGCTCTCAGGCAGCTTCTTTATGGCCAACTGGTGTTCAACAAGATAGAAATAATCCTGAAAGAGGTTTCTCAAGATTTGATCAACCAAATAGGGTTGTCGGTTTAATCGCTTTCAACACGAAAGGTCTTAACGAACTTAATAATACTCAGTTCTCGTTGTTTTATGATGGTGGTGAGCAAGGAAGATTTAGCTATACCTACTCTGGTAACTTCGGTGACGGTGGTGGCGTTAGGTTAATGTATGTTCCTGAGTCATTTGAAGATTCTCAATTAGTAGACAGAGTTGCAAACGGTGTTTTGGTACAGACCGCAGCCGAACAATGGGAAATTCTTAATCAATACATTGAGCAGGACCCTTATTTGAGAAGCCGAAGAGGTCAAGTTACCGAGAGAAATGGTGCAGTACTTCCTTGGGTACACAGATTTGACTTAAGCGTAAAACAGGATTTACATTTAGCTAAAGATGTAAACAAGCATAAGTTACAGTTCTCTTTAGATATCTTAAACTTTGGAAACATGATCTCTGACTCTTGGGGTGTGAGAAATCAAGTTATCCAAAGAAACATTATGAATTATGCAGGTCCTGATTCACAAGGTAATGCTAGATTTACAATAAACTCAATCCAAGGACAACCTACTGAGTTCCCAAGTACTACAACTCAATCTATAATTGCGCTTTCGCAAACTTGGAGCGCGCAGGTAGGTGTTAGGTATATTTTCAAGTAA
- a CDS encoding LytR/AlgR family response regulator transcription factor, with amino-acid sequence MKEERILIVEDDINIAENIEEILELLGYINIDIANSANQAVKIIKKYKPDLVFMDIKLKGDKDGIELGEIVHQMVDVPIVFVTSYSDPTIIERAKRINPAGFIVKPFNTNDIHAIVEIVLYNKRVKPSVESVSVKTADESPYLVTDAVFIKSDNAFERVPYENIYYVEANGNMVTIFTKAKNYTIRKSMKDMEDKLPPSLFLRVQKSFIVQLNQIESFNTRDITLKSGDVVQVGRQYYNSFLAKLNTITES; translated from the coding sequence ATGAAAGAGGAAAGAATCCTTATCGTTGAAGATGATATAAACATCGCGGAAAATATCGAAGAGATATTAGAGCTTCTAGGTTATATCAATATTGATATAGCTAACTCTGCCAATCAGGCTGTTAAGATCATCAAAAAGTATAAACCAGATTTGGTATTTATGGATATCAAATTGAAAGGTGATAAAGATGGCATTGAGTTGGGTGAGATTGTACATCAGATGGTAGATGTACCCATTGTATTCGTGACGTCCTATTCTGATCCGACGATTATCGAACGAGCGAAAAGAATCAATCCAGCAGGGTTTATTGTTAAGCCATTTAATACCAATGATATACATGCAATTGTAGAAATTGTACTCTACAATAAGCGTGTCAAACCTTCTGTGGAATCTGTCAGTGTAAAAACAGCTGATGAAAGCCCATATTTGGTGACCGATGCCGTTTTTATTAAATCGGATAATGCTTTTGAAAGAGTGCCTTATGAAAATATTTACTATGTAGAGGCTAACGGAAATATGGTAACCATATTTACAAAAGCTAAAAATTATACCATTCGTAAGTCAATGAAGGATATGGAAGACAAATTACCACCTTCTCTCTTTCTGCGAGTTCAAAAGTCCTTTATTGTGCAACTCAACCAAATTGAGAGTTTTAATACCAGGGATATTACCTTAAAATCGGGAGATGTGGTACAGGTAGGAAGGCAATACTATAATAGTTTCCTTGCGAAATTAAATACCATTACTGAAAGTTAA